In one window of Macrobrachium nipponense isolate FS-2020 chromosome 2, ASM1510439v2, whole genome shotgun sequence DNA:
- the LOC135221066 gene encoding E3 ubiquitin-protein ligase MSL2-like: MNATNLYVTTCRLVMHAQPENRDTWLELYKLLPYLRQSLSCTVCGKLLVEPYTPTETTCQHHVCKKCLGGKKRLKPTCSWCKDYDMYVDNAQIKLLLQCYRKLCEYIKFTPIYCKLNPIYNNGGQLSLIEMIDEAVGKTNNNKCEEINSIHCDDYESDTKENILTDISNEAISVDDTHKENTLFGNGTNETEVSLPEVSEPSKELLLPETSVSEVNIAVSPIIPSHSECKQEVRPPPPPIQTIPTPHVSLVPSSVSLGVVQGPTQPTCTAVPSPVSSSTTGSLSAVKTAVPTQTPILPVQHHHYSSQVIPTTLAALPSGTSGCGFAPGTIFSSTKGLVTHSVVGDMPPYPPKHNNSPVNNGSSSMYSVMYADGDSTKITIKRKPPGMDATAACTNKSIGIPVEPEAAIPDQDLIKKPKPKPKPKPKRKGCRCGNATPTPGKLTCCGQRCPCYVEAKACIECRCRGCRNPHRPGGKKVRPVIPQLANIQIHQVQPVHGRSSSTASMTTTTPTATTTSTANTNLIPTSISSPAIANTSLPQTIRAVQAMHAVQAVHGVNTTVQAMAGGVHQLIALGGGVVQTGPLSPGLGVHPVSGLAMKPVSLALTSVPAQLLINDDRSTSASTSDNSDVDVDI, encoded by the coding sequence ATGAATGCCACCAACTTGTACGTGACCACCTGTCGACTGGTGATGCACGCGCAGCCCGAGAATCGCGACACATGGCTCGAGCTGTACAAGTTGCTGCCGTACTTGCGTCAGTCCCTGTCGTGCACTGTGTGTGGCAAGTTACTCGTTGAGCCCTACACGCCCACGGAGACCACCTGTCAGCACCATGTGTGCAAGAAGTGCTTAGGGGGCAAGAAGCGCTTGAAGCCCACCTGCAGTTGGTGCAAAGACTACGACATGTATGTGGATAATGCCCAGATTAAACTGTTGCTGCAGTGCTACAGAAAACTCtgtgaatatattaaatttactcCTATATACTGTAAGTTAAATCCGATATATAACAATGGAGGCCAGTTGAGTTTAATTGAAATGATTGACGAAGCCGTTGggaaaactaacaataataagtgCGAGGAAATTAATAGCATTCATTGTGATGATTACGAAAGCGATACGAAGGAAAATATATTGACCGACATAAGTAACGAGGCTATTTCTGTGGAtgatacacacaaagaaaatacacTTTTTGGTAACGGTACAAATGAGACAGAGGTTTCCTTGCCTGAGGTGAGTGAACCTAGCAAAGAACTTTTATTGCCAGAAACCAGTGTTAGTGAAGTGAACATTGCTGTCTCCCCCATCATACCTTCTCATAGCGAGTGTAAGCAAGAGGTCAGACCTCCACCACCGCCAATACAAACTATACCTACGCCACACGTTTCTTTGGTGCCCTCTTCAGTAAGTTTAGGAGTGGTTCAAGGTCCAACTCAGCCGACATGTACAGCTGTGCCCTCGCCAGTGTCCTCATCAACCACTGGTTCTTTGAGTGCTGTAAAAACTGCTGTTCCTACTCAAACACCTATTTTGCCTGTACAGCATCACCATTATTCTTCCCAGGTAATACCGACAACCTTGGCGGCTCTACCGAGTGGTACCTCAGGATGTGGTTTTGCACCGggaaccattttttctagtacaaAAGGTCTTGTTACACATAGTGTTGTAGGAGATATGCCACCCTATCCACCAAAACATAACAATTCACCTGTTAATAATGGTTCGTCCTCAATGTATTCTGTCATGTATGCAGATGGAGATAGTACAAAAATAACTATCAAAAGAAAGCCACCAGGGATGGATGCTACAGCGGCATGCACCAATAAGAGTATTGGTATTCCAGTAGAGCCCGAAGCAGCCATTCCAGACCAAGATTTAATAAAGAAGCCAAAACCAAAACCCAAGCCAAAGCCAAAACGAAAGGGGTGTCGCTGTGGCAATGCAACACCTACGCCGGGAAAACTAACCTGTTGTGGTCAGCGTTGCCCGTGTTATGTGGAGGCCAAAGCATGTATTGAATGCAGATGTAGAGGCTGTAGGAATCCTCATCGTCCCGGTGGTAAGAAGGTGCGACCAGTAATCCCTCAGTTAGCAAACATTCAAATTCACCAAGTCCAACCAGTCCATGGGCGCAGTAGTAGTACAGCCTCTATGACAACCACTACCCCAactgcaacaactactagtactgcaaATACAAATTTGATACCCACCAGTATATCATCTCCTGCTATTGCAAACACATCTTTGCCACAAACAATACGTGCTGTTCAAGCCATGCATGCCGTTCAAGCTGTGCATGGTGTAAATACAACTGTACAGGCCATGGCTGGCGGAGTTCATCAGTTGATTGCATTAGGAGGAGGGGTTGTACAGACTGGACCTTTGTCACCTGGTCTGGGAGTTCATCCTGTTTCTGGCCTTGCTATGAAACCTGTCAGCCTAGCATTAACTTCGGTGCCAGCACAACTCCTCATCAACGACGATAGATCAACATCGGCTAGTACGTCGGATAACAGTGATGTAGACGTTGATATATAG